The following are encoded together in the Leptospira congkakensis genome:
- a CDS encoding LolA family protein → MRNFLPKFSIVLLFSVQTGFLWAEDGRDRLNAVIGKMNSLESFRASVAINGGLTGVVSFKSPNQLHVRFSDGRIISSNGRILWFYNPDSSIAGKQDLKGVSGGLGGLLSGYENVSVSGRTFRLTSNTKRYNEIILVVSENDLPRVLKMKRSDEEITEVAFSGIATNIGLGTGLFNFQPPTSSQIVENPLNQKE, encoded by the coding sequence TTGAGGAATTTCCTTCCTAAATTTTCGATTGTTCTCCTTTTCTCTGTCCAAACGGGTTTCCTTTGGGCAGAGGATGGAAGGGATCGTCTGAATGCCGTCATTGGCAAAATGAATTCCCTTGAAAGTTTTCGCGCCTCAGTTGCCATCAATGGTGGTCTGACTGGTGTAGTTTCCTTCAAAAGCCCAAACCAACTCCACGTTCGTTTCAGTGATGGAAGGATCATTTCTTCCAATGGTCGAATTTTATGGTTTTACAATCCAGACTCATCGATTGCAGGAAAACAAGACCTGAAAGGTGTTTCGGGTGGCCTTGGTGGCCTTCTTTCTGGTTACGAAAATGTGTCGGTAAGTGGCAGAACTTTTCGTCTTACTTCTAATACAAAGCGTTATAATGAAATTATCTTGGTTGTTTCCGAAAACGACCTACCTCGTGTACTCAAAATGAAACGTTCCGATGAAGAAATCACTGAAGTAGCCTTCTCTGGCATTGCTACAAATATTGGTCTTGGAACCGGACTATTTAACTTTCAACCTCCCACAAGCTCACAAATTGTTGAGAACCCTCTCAACCAAAAGGAGTGA
- a CDS encoding electron transfer flavoprotein subunit alpha/FixB family protein, with the protein MADVLVVGELKNGELKKISKELTSAARKIADSIGGKVHTVVITENVDTFAGDLKAVGADTVIGANLGEFSPEGYANGIFAIIQEKKPAVVLIPHSAQGKEYSARVAIKANAGIVADAVGLSVDGGKVVAKKPIYSGKAYANFKVTSDIQIFTVRANSQEVTPKDGAGAVEKSGAAAGEVRTKSISKDLSGGNKVQLADASIIVSGGRGIKGPENWPIIQDLADTLGAALGASRATVDAGWISHSHQVGQTGKTVSPNCYIACGISGAIQHLAGMGSSKYIVAINKDGDAPIFKVATYGVVADLFEVVPALTSEFKKVLG; encoded by the coding sequence ATGGCTGATGTTTTAGTAGTTGGTGAATTAAAAAACGGCGAACTTAAAAAAATCTCAAAAGAACTCACTTCTGCAGCTCGCAAAATTGCGGACTCCATTGGTGGAAAAGTTCATACAGTAGTCATTACTGAAAACGTTGATACGTTTGCAGGTGATTTGAAAGCGGTTGGTGCTGATACAGTAATCGGTGCAAACCTTGGTGAATTTTCTCCTGAAGGTTATGCAAATGGAATTTTTGCAATCATCCAAGAGAAAAAACCAGCAGTGGTTTTAATTCCACACTCTGCGCAAGGAAAAGAATACTCTGCAAGAGTAGCGATCAAAGCAAATGCTGGAATCGTTGCGGATGCGGTTGGTCTTTCTGTTGACGGTGGTAAAGTGGTTGCTAAGAAACCAATTTACTCTGGAAAAGCGTATGCAAATTTCAAAGTCACTTCTGACATTCAAATCTTTACAGTTCGTGCTAACTCACAAGAAGTAACTCCTAAAGACGGAGCAGGTGCAGTAGAAAAATCTGGTGCAGCAGCTGGTGAAGTAAGAACTAAGTCTATCTCTAAAGATCTTTCTGGTGGAAACAAAGTGCAACTTGCTGATGCTTCTATCATTGTATCTGGCGGACGCGGAATCAAAGGACCAGAAAACTGGCCTATCATCCAAGACTTGGCTGATACTCTTGGTGCAGCACTTGGTGCTTCCCGTGCGACTGTAGATGCTGGTTGGATTTCTCACTCACACCAAGTAGGACAAACAGGTAAAACTGTCTCCCCTAACTGTTACATTGCTTGTGGTATCTCCGGAGCCATCCAACACTTAGCAGGTATGGGTTCTTCTAAATACATCGTTGCCATCAACAAAGATGGAGATGCTCCTATTTTCAAAGTAGCAACTTACGGTGTGGTTGCAGACCTTTTCGAAGTAGTGCCTGCACTTACTTCTGAGTTCAAAAAAGTATTGGGTTAA
- a CDS encoding electron transfer flavoprotein subunit beta/FixA family protein, translating to MKIVVLVKQVPDTETNIKVGDKSINEAGVKWIISPYDEFAIEEGIRIREKSGGEVIAVSLGPDRAVEALRTAYAMGVDRAVHVKVDDYVTFDSTYTSELLASLIKAENADVVIGGRQSIDTDSSQVVVQIAERLNVPHVAMALKLEFDGNKVTATREIEGGTEVVETTAPLAVTAQKGLNEPRYPSLKGIMSAKKKPVDVKKPEELGATGSKLEVVSLEPPPPRIAGRKLEAADAAGFASQLVKALREEAKVI from the coding sequence ATGAAAATTGTTGTTCTAGTAAAGCAGGTTCCGGATACGGAAACCAATATCAAAGTCGGCGACAAATCGATCAACGAAGCTGGCGTAAAATGGATCATCTCTCCTTATGATGAATTTGCAATCGAAGAGGGAATTAGAATTCGTGAAAAAAGCGGTGGAGAAGTCATCGCGGTGTCCCTCGGCCCAGACCGTGCAGTAGAAGCTCTTCGCACTGCCTATGCTATGGGTGTAGACAGAGCCGTTCATGTAAAAGTGGATGACTATGTAACTTTTGACTCTACATACACTTCCGAACTTCTTGCAAGCCTCATCAAAGCAGAAAATGCAGATGTAGTCATTGGTGGTCGTCAATCTATCGACACTGACAGCTCACAAGTTGTAGTTCAAATTGCAGAGAGATTGAATGTTCCTCACGTAGCTATGGCCCTCAAACTTGAGTTTGACGGAAACAAAGTAACTGCAACTCGTGAAATCGAAGGTGGAACAGAAGTAGTAGAAACTACAGCTCCTCTAGCAGTCACTGCGCAAAAAGGTTTGAATGAACCAAGATACCCAAGTTTAAAAGGGATCATGTCTGCGAAGAAAAAACCGGTAGATGTTAAAAAACCGGAAGAACTCGGAGCAACAGGATCTAAACTCGAAGTAGTATCTCTCGAACCACCTCCTCCACGTATCGCTGGTCGAAAACTGGAAGCAGCAGATGCAGCAGGTTTTGCATCTCAACTTGTAAAAGCTCTTCGCGAAGAAGCGAAGGTCATCTAA
- a CDS encoding LIC10362 family protein, whose amino-acid sequence MWLLILHSIALFLFVLLYSFRFRKLVSNPEENILVQIHLATDDWKSTPNLVLLSAFVLFLLFPLTLGFSFYLKTDANVLVVILWIIWAYNWSKYTFWRE is encoded by the coding sequence ATGTGGTTACTCATCTTACATTCGATTGCACTTTTTCTCTTTGTCCTACTCTATTCTTTCCGATTTCGAAAATTGGTGTCAAATCCCGAAGAAAATATCCTAGTGCAAATCCATCTGGCCACAGACGACTGGAAATCCACTCCGAATCTCGTCCTCCTGAGCGCTTTTGTCCTCTTCCTTCTCTTCCCTCTGACCCTAGGCTTTTCCTTCTACCTGAAAACCGATGCAAACGTCCTTGTTGTCATTCTTTGGATCATTTGGGCCTACAATTGGAGCAAATACACGTTCTGGAGAGAATAA
- a CDS encoding adenylate/guanylate cyclase domain-containing protein: MFASIVRAVRSVYCIRDQFPRYMSDLLFREEQMGALFAVRFRYVIGVALVASAVANLSNIDSIFGYLINFVGITIYFLNTFIHYQILKKSRGHWKTKYDYISLFIDNLLITVTIYNWYILKGEGNPNFLVKTPLVVFYLLPLSLSLFQYRFSLVNFSFVCFLISYYGFLFYALVDTNSVSGMDWHEYVLGDQIILSDASVTKPTVYLVLVFAISYAIFRSLRMLLKFAAAESQKTTLSRYFSPDLVSEIVSEPEVIAKGKRQKVTVLFSDIRGFTQFSEPMDPEELSIFLTEFRRRMVRAIFKHSGSLDKFIGDAVMATFGTPSPSDKEGEDSKNAVLAAKSMLEELNSWNQERTSKGESEIKIGIGIHAGEVFCGSIGSEERMEYTVIGDTVNTASRIESACKDLGVSFLISEAVWLETGSPLGWDKKESVSLSGREQKIHLYAPNLV; encoded by the coding sequence ATGTTCGCCTCTATTGTTCGTGCCGTTCGTTCTGTTTACTGCATCCGAGACCAGTTCCCTCGTTATATGTCTGATCTTTTATTTCGAGAAGAACAAATGGGTGCTTTATTTGCGGTTCGGTTTCGGTATGTGATTGGAGTGGCCCTGGTTGCCAGCGCGGTTGCCAATCTCAGCAATATAGATTCTATTTTTGGATACTTGATTAACTTTGTTGGGATCACAATTTATTTTTTAAATACGTTTATCCATTATCAAATTCTAAAGAAAAGTAGGGGTCATTGGAAAACAAAATATGATTATATTAGTTTGTTTATCGATAACCTACTCATAACGGTTACCATTTATAATTGGTACATTTTAAAAGGAGAAGGAAACCCAAACTTTCTTGTCAAAACTCCTTTGGTTGTATTTTATCTTTTGCCATTGTCTTTGAGTTTGTTTCAATACCGGTTTTCACTCGTTAATTTTTCCTTTGTTTGTTTTCTAATCAGTTATTATGGATTTCTTTTTTATGCCTTAGTCGATACAAATTCTGTTAGCGGTATGGATTGGCATGAGTATGTACTCGGAGACCAAATCATTTTGTCGGATGCTTCTGTGACCAAACCTACTGTGTATCTGGTTTTGGTTTTTGCGATCTCCTATGCGATCTTTCGAAGCCTAAGGATGTTATTGAAATTTGCGGCCGCAGAATCCCAAAAAACAACTTTGTCTCGTTACTTTTCACCAGATCTGGTTTCTGAAATTGTATCGGAGCCTGAAGTGATTGCAAAAGGCAAACGACAAAAGGTTACCGTACTTTTTAGTGATATCAGAGGATTCACTCAGTTTTCGGAACCTATGGATCCAGAAGAACTTTCCATCTTCTTAACAGAATTTCGCCGTCGTATGGTGCGTGCCATTTTTAAACACAGCGGAAGTTTGGATAAATTCATTGGGGATGCGGTGATGGCTACCTTCGGTACTCCTTCTCCTTCCGACAAGGAGGGAGAAGATTCTAAAAATGCAGTCCTTGCCGCCAAGTCTATGTTAGAGGAATTAAACAGTTGGAACCAGGAGCGAACTTCTAAGGGAGAGTCTGAAATCAAAATTGGAATCGGGATTCATGCGGGAGAAGTTTTTTGCGGAAGTATTGGTTCCGAAGAGAGAATGGAATACACCGTCATTGGAGATACGGTGAATACAGCATCACGTATCGAATCTGCGTGTAAAGATTTGGGAGTTTCTTTTTTGATTTCGGAAGCAGTTTGGTTGGAGACAGGTTCTCCTCTTGGTTGGGATAAAAAAGAATCTGTATCTCTTTCTGGAAGAGAACAAAAAATTCATTTATATGCACCAAACTTAGTTTAG
- a CDS encoding HD domain-containing phosphohydrolase — MSTNDTNIVPRDKLAKFELTEESLNSFRKNNNIPLDLYNKDGQILIHKKRNPTEADFGKLLKFEMQGVYFLISELKKAKHHGNDHTFLEPGRTTKLFDQEKTSRFAKQSQALIEDLRKTSFSSEQAVFVQNSVNELLTDFTSNPDYELGIFNILEILGVAGVSVESELMTKRTVVAMGMKVRTKKIVNEGKEESNKKDHLSLMMASYLADVGYSRLDIKNNPKLTKEEYAVVQQHPIISYLMTLPAPEIDSHVRTLILNHHRPYRGNGVNNNFPDPRSLFTKLMSVRDKYNKEVGKERITQDIELQLHLQENNVTSGSFEEDIAILSLASEYASLTSNQPWRPAFKSSTALKMILNDSFFSYSNKNIRHLLDYVGSSLTNNENIVNFGDFVITASVDSERRAHFDICIVLEVGRYQTRPKLQRICSINPVFQKGNKFKIADFDLHSIKIDRRKAIMDLALQAGTSRVIYIIDPELNPALHEAVYKINMAS; from the coding sequence ATGAGCACTAACGATACAAACATAGTACCTCGAGATAAGCTCGCCAAATTTGAGTTAACTGAAGAATCTTTAAACAGCTTCCGCAAAAATAATAATATCCCTCTCGACCTTTACAACAAGGACGGACAAATCCTCATTCATAAAAAAAGAAACCCTACAGAAGCAGATTTTGGAAAACTACTCAAGTTCGAAATGCAAGGGGTTTACTTTCTTATTTCTGAATTGAAAAAAGCCAAACATCACGGCAATGATCATACATTTTTAGAACCTGGTCGCACAACCAAACTATTTGATCAGGAAAAAACGTCTCGTTTTGCCAAACAATCCCAAGCACTCATCGAAGATCTTCGCAAAACCTCTTTCTCTTCAGAACAAGCTGTTTTCGTTCAAAACTCTGTGAACGAACTTCTCACCGACTTCACTAGCAATCCTGATTACGAACTTGGTATTTTTAATATTTTAGAAATCCTGGGAGTGGCTGGGGTTTCTGTAGAATCAGAGCTTATGACCAAACGCACTGTTGTGGCGATGGGGATGAAGGTTCGCACCAAAAAGATCGTGAACGAAGGGAAAGAAGAATCCAATAAAAAAGACCATTTGAGTCTAATGATGGCAAGTTATTTGGCGGATGTAGGATACTCTAGGCTTGATATCAAAAACAATCCTAAACTCACCAAAGAAGAATATGCCGTTGTCCAACAACATCCTATCATCAGTTATTTGATGACTCTTCCTGCTCCAGAAATTGATTCCCATGTTCGCACTTTAATTTTAAACCATCATAGACCTTACCGCGGGAACGGCGTAAACAATAACTTTCCTGATCCAAGGTCTTTATTCACCAAACTCATGTCAGTTCGTGATAAATACAATAAAGAAGTCGGAAAAGAAAGAATCACACAAGACATTGAGCTCCAACTCCACTTACAAGAAAACAATGTTACCTCTGGAAGTTTTGAAGAAGACATTGCCATACTTTCCCTTGCCAGCGAATACGCATCCCTCACTTCCAATCAACCTTGGAGACCTGCATTCAAATCCTCCACGGCACTGAAAATGATTCTAAACGATTCATTTTTTTCTTATAGTAACAAAAACATCAGACATCTATTGGATTATGTAGGAAGTTCTCTCACTAACAACGAAAACATTGTGAACTTTGGAGACTTTGTCATCACTGCTTCCGTGGATTCAGAGAGACGTGCGCATTTTGACATTTGTATTGTATTAGAAGTAGGCCGTTACCAAACAAGACCCAAACTCCAAAGAATATGCAGCATCAATCCTGTATTTCAAAAAGGAAACAAATTCAAAATTGCTGATTTTGATTTGCATAGTATTAAAATCGATCGTAGAAAAGCCATTATGGACTTGGCCTTACAAGCTGGTACATCTCGTGTCATTTATATCATTGATCCCGAACTGAACCCTGCCCTTCACGAAGCTGTTTACAAAATCAATATGGCCTCCTAA
- a CDS encoding acyl-CoA dehydrogenase family protein, with amino-acid sequence MSIVTTKKSSLDLFNPTEDHLALRESVASFAEREMDEQAKENDEKETFNTMLFKRLGSELGIFGITVPEADGGHGLDPLASVIIHEEMSRFDPGFTLSYLAHEVLFVNNFFYSSNSSQRSRYLSKVITGEWIGGMGMTEPGAGTDVLGMTTHAVKKGDRYIINGVKQYITNGSIGQVFVLYTKLEKNGKKMTSFVIESSYKGFSVGKKEEKMGMRSSPTTQLVFEDMEVPEENLLGVENGAVTHMMRNLEIERVTLAAQSLGIARRCIDIMCDYTIRHREAFGKKLMEFGQIQRMVAESYADYQAARALVYQVASELGPDVRNSLGAASAKLVATQMAERVSRNAIQVLGGYGYCREYPVERLHRDAILLSIGGGTNEAMQKNIASDLKKLWSE; translated from the coding sequence ATGAGTATCGTTACTACAAAAAAATCATCACTAGATTTATTCAATCCCACAGAAGACCATTTGGCGCTCCGCGAGTCAGTGGCGTCCTTTGCAGAAAGGGAAATGGACGAACAAGCCAAAGAAAACGATGAAAAAGAAACGTTTAATACAATGTTATTCAAACGTCTTGGTTCCGAACTTGGAATTTTTGGAATCACAGTGCCTGAGGCCGATGGTGGTCATGGACTGGATCCTCTTGCCTCTGTCATCATCCATGAAGAGATGTCTAGGTTTGATCCCGGATTTACTTTATCATATTTAGCCCACGAAGTACTTTTTGTGAATAATTTTTTCTATAGTTCTAATTCTTCTCAAAGAAGTCGTTATTTGAGTAAGGTGATCACTGGGGAATGGATCGGTGGTATGGGAATGACGGAACCTGGGGCCGGAACTGATGTCCTTGGAATGACCACACATGCAGTGAAGAAGGGAGATCGTTATATCATCAATGGAGTGAAACAATACATCACCAACGGATCCATTGGTCAGGTTTTTGTTCTTTATACCAAGTTAGAAAAAAATGGAAAAAAGATGACGTCCTTTGTCATTGAATCGTCTTACAAAGGTTTTTCGGTCGGTAAAAAAGAAGAAAAAATGGGAATGCGTTCTTCACCAACAACACAACTTGTGTTCGAAGATATGGAGGTTCCTGAAGAGAATTTACTTGGTGTAGAAAATGGTGCTGTTACCCATATGATGCGCAATTTAGAAATTGAACGAGTGACACTGGCAGCACAATCACTTGGGATTGCTCGTCGCTGTATCGATATCATGTGTGATTATACCATTCGTCATAGAGAAGCCTTCGGTAAAAAATTAATGGAGTTTGGCCAAATCCAAAGGATGGTGGCTGAGTCTTATGCAGATTACCAAGCCGCACGTGCTTTGGTATACCAAGTGGCAAGTGAACTTGGACCTGACGTTCGTAACTCGCTTGGTGCTGCTTCTGCAAAACTTGTGGCCACTCAAATGGCGGAACGTGTTTCCAGAAATGCCATCCAAGTATTAGGTGGGTATGGGTATTGCCGCGAATATCCGGTGGAACGATTACACAGGGATGCCATTTTACTCAGTATTGGTGGCGGAACGAACGAAGCCATGCAAAAGAACATTGCCAGTGACTTAAAAAAACTTTGGTCTGAGTGA
- a CDS encoding phytoene desaturase family protein: MDIDWDVVVIGSGFGGLSAALSLSEKGKRVLVLEKSTAPGSCASSFRKSGFVFESGATTLVGLEPGLPFHKLSTEFKIQFPLIPLKRSMVVHLHEKTIERYRDRAEWNKEAKRVFGGGLRMEVFWKLCFFISDSLWSLSERYKFFPFKNLSDVWKSIGSFRPSDVIVLFFSFISLRLVLISLGLTQNKEWIRFLEEQLLITSQTTSTKISMAFASVGLTYPQLQNYVVRGGMVSLAETILSRIEANGGKILYKQEVTDLKKISFAEGKEDLVWELRTKNRENFLFYAPLVVSNLPIWNLTEITEDLPKLKKKTTKFEKGIWGAFSMGIAIQTNPSEEWTKTECLHHQIHLKDGLPYGGGNSLFLSLSHPEDPIRSPEGIRILSFSTHIENPESWIRDVSYPEKKKKIESIIIQTLVEKFPWFQKDKILFLHSATPVTWKTWTGRKFGRVGGIPSSYFSNPFKMLSNRSEDPNLLLTGDTVYPGQGIPAVVLGGLHAVEQFSDRKRG; encoded by the coding sequence ATGGATATAGATTGGGATGTAGTGGTCATTGGTTCCGGGTTTGGTGGCCTTAGTGCCGCTTTGTCCCTTTCTGAAAAAGGCAAAAGAGTTTTGGTTTTAGAAAAAAGCACGGCTCCTGGTAGTTGTGCATCTAGTTTCCGAAAGAGTGGTTTTGTCTTTGAATCAGGGGCAACAACTCTCGTCGGTTTGGAACCTGGACTTCCTTTCCATAAACTCTCTACCGAATTCAAAATTCAATTTCCTCTTATCCCTCTAAAACGATCGATGGTGGTTCATTTGCATGAAAAAACCATTGAACGTTATAGGGATCGCGCAGAATGGAATAAAGAGGCCAAACGTGTGTTCGGTGGTGGTTTGCGGATGGAGGTATTTTGGAAACTTTGTTTTTTTATCTCTGATTCACTTTGGAGTTTGTCCGAGAGATACAAATTCTTTCCTTTTAAAAATCTTTCCGATGTATGGAAATCGATTGGTTCGTTTCGACCTTCAGACGTAATTGTTTTATTTTTTTCTTTTATCTCCTTACGTTTGGTTTTAATCTCTTTGGGTCTGACTCAGAACAAGGAATGGATTCGGTTTTTAGAAGAACAACTTTTGATCACAAGCCAAACAACATCGACAAAAATTTCCATGGCCTTTGCCTCCGTTGGTCTCACTTACCCACAATTACAAAACTATGTTGTTCGGGGAGGAATGGTATCTCTTGCGGAAACGATCCTGAGTCGAATAGAAGCCAATGGCGGAAAGATTCTCTACAAACAAGAAGTCACAGATCTGAAAAAAATCAGTTTTGCCGAAGGGAAGGAGGATTTGGTTTGGGAGTTAAGAACTAAAAATAGAGAGAATTTTTTATTTTATGCTCCATTGGTGGTTTCGAATCTTCCTATTTGGAACCTAACAGAGATTACTGAGGATCTACCAAAACTAAAAAAGAAAACTACAAAGTTTGAAAAAGGAATTTGGGGTGCTTTTTCCATGGGGATTGCCATACAAACCAATCCTTCCGAAGAATGGACAAAAACAGAATGCCTTCACCACCAAATCCATTTGAAGGACGGTCTGCCATATGGAGGAGGAAATTCGCTTTTTCTTTCTCTTTCCCATCCCGAGGATCCCATTCGTTCCCCAGAAGGCATTCGTATCCTTTCGTTTTCTACCCATATAGAAAATCCTGAATCTTGGATTCGGGATGTTTCTTACCCAGAAAAAAAGAAAAAAATAGAATCGATCATCATTCAAACCTTAGTAGAAAAGTTCCCTTGGTTTCAAAAAGACAAAATTTTATTTTTACATTCTGCAACGCCTGTTACATGGAAAACCTGGACAGGTAGGAAATTTGGTAGGGTGGGAGGGATTCCCAGTTCCTATTTTTCGAATCCATTCAAAATGTTGAGTAACCGTTCGGAAGATCCAAATTTACTTCTTACGGGAGATACTGTCTATCCAGGCCAAGGAATTCCGGCCGTAGTCCTTGGTGGCCTTCATGCTGTAGAACAATTCTCTGATCGAAAGAGAGGTTGA